In candidate division KSB1 bacterium, the genomic stretch GGTTTGGCTTGAAATTTTCTTTCGAGCCATTCCGCGCCATAGAACATGCCCAGCGCCATCAACACCACCAAGAACGCCACCACGCCGGGACGGAGATTGAGCCAGTCACTCAGCGTGACTTCGCCGAGGCTGCCGCTTTCCGCGAAACCCTGAAAGGCGGGATAGGCCAGGCCATAGACCAGCATGCCGAACAGCGCGCCGGCGACGTAAAGCATGCCATCGAGCTTGCCGGTGGCACTGGCCACCAGCGAGGTGCCCGGGCAATAGCCGCCGATGACAAAGCCAATGCCCATGATGGCGCCGCCCATGATCTGCGGCCACAAGAAGGTGGGGTTGAGCGACACCTGCGTGAGATCGAGCACTTCCATCCAGTTGAGATACAGCAGACCCAGCATGGCCACCACAATGGCGGTGAACATGACTTTGAGCACGGTCATGTCGCGAAAATAGAATTGCATCGCCAGCTTGCG encodes the following:
- a CDS encoding YeeE/YedE family protein; this encodes MVHRGDTFSEQTSFVIAFLLGILFGFTLERAGFGSSRKLAMQFYFRDMTVLKVMFTAIVVAMLGLLYLNWMEVLDLTQVSLNPTFLWPQIMGGAIMGIGFVIGGYCPGTSLVASATGKLDGMLYVAGALFGMLVYGLAYPAFQGFAESGSLGEVTLSDWLNLRPGVVAFLVVLMALGMFYGAEWLERKFQAKPAATASRNQHPELPAAALQLEQTI